From Merismopedia glauca CCAP 1448/3, a single genomic window includes:
- the cysS gene encoding cysteine--tRNA ligase, whose amino-acid sequence MTLCVYDTLTRRQEAFTTVEPGKVKMYCCGVTVYDYCHLGHARAYIIWDTVRRYLLWRGYAVRYVQNFTDIDDKILNRARLEHSSMEAVAEKYTEAYFEDMQRLNVMDADEYPRATHNLDGIKRLIHELEHRGYAYPAEGDVYYRVGKFTSYGKLSGRSLDDLQAGASGRVEDGESGKKENPYDFALWKGAKPGEPAWESPWGAGRPGWHIECSAMVRQSLGETIDIHCGGNDLVFPHHENEIAQSEAVTEKPLARYWLHNGMVTVNGQKMSKSLGNFTTIRDLLDGKWSLHPQAVEAMAVRLFVLQADYRKPLDFTTEAIASAQNSWQTLKEALLFGYESGDKFGWGELSDSDILVEELDKFQTAVDRDFNFPSGLAVVFELAKELRINRNLSIHEGKTETPVAQLKQKWQTLVTLMEVLGLQVQLEAENDDAQQGLTDAEIASLIEQRQAARKSRNFAEGDRIRQELQTQGISLIDSPDGLTRWYRN is encoded by the coding sequence ATGACCCTTTGCGTATACGATACCCTAACTCGTCGCCAAGAAGCATTTACCACGGTTGAACCAGGTAAAGTCAAAATGTATTGCTGCGGGGTGACGGTGTATGACTATTGCCATTTGGGTCATGCGAGGGCTTATATTATTTGGGATACGGTACGTCGCTACTTGTTATGGCGGGGATATGCGGTTCGGTACGTGCAGAATTTTACCGATATTGATGACAAAATCCTCAACCGCGCTCGTTTAGAACACTCTTCAATGGAAGCAGTCGCGGAAAAATACACTGAGGCTTATTTTGAGGATATGCAACGCCTCAACGTGATGGATGCAGATGAATATCCCCGCGCGACTCACAATCTAGATGGAATTAAACGCCTGATTCACGAACTGGAACATCGGGGTTATGCTTATCCAGCAGAGGGGGATGTTTATTACCGAGTGGGGAAATTTACCAGCTATGGAAAGCTGTCAGGACGCAGTTTAGACGATCTGCAAGCTGGAGCTAGTGGTAGAGTAGAAGATGGGGAAAGTGGTAAGAAAGAAAATCCCTATGACTTTGCTTTGTGGAAAGGTGCAAAACCTGGCGAACCTGCCTGGGAATCTCCTTGGGGTGCTGGAAGACCTGGATGGCATATAGAATGTTCGGCTATGGTGCGTCAATCTTTGGGAGAGACGATTGATATTCACTGTGGTGGTAACGATCTGGTTTTCCCTCATCACGAAAACGAAATTGCTCAGTCGGAAGCGGTGACGGAAAAACCTTTAGCCCGTTATTGGTTGCATAATGGGATGGTGACGGTGAATGGACAGAAAATGTCCAAGTCTTTGGGTAATTTTACTACAATTCGGGATCTATTGGATGGCAAGTGGTCTTTGCACCCGCAAGCTGTAGAAGCAATGGCGGTGCGCTTGTTCGTGTTACAGGCTGACTACCGCAAACCTTTAGATTTTACGACGGAAGCGATCGCCTCTGCCCAAAATAGTTGGCAAACGCTGAAGGAGGCTTTACTCTTTGGTTATGAGTCTGGAGACAAGTTCGGCTGGGGTGAGTTGAGTGATTCAGATATATTGGTAGAGGAACTAGACAAGTTTCAAACTGCTGTCGATCGCGATTTTAACTTTCCCAGTGGCTTAGCAGTAGTCTTTGAATTAGCCAAAGAATTGAGGATTAATCGCAATCTATCGATCCATGAAGGGAAAACCGAGACTCCAGTTGCCCAATTAAAACAAAAATGGCAAACTTTAGTCACTTTGATGGAAGTTTTGGGTTTACAAGTCCAACTAGAAGCAGAAAATGATGACGCACAACAGGGATTAACCGATGCAGAAATCGCTTCTTTGATTGAACAACGCCAAGCAGCCAGAAAATCTCGCAATTTTGCAGAAGGCGATCGCATCCGTCAGGAATTACAAACACAAGGAATTTCTTTAATTGATAGCCCAGATGGACTAACTAGATGGTATCGAAATTAA
- a CDS encoding Uma2 family endonuclease — protein sequence MVANRQNFFYISPEDYLAGERVSPIKHEYRRGHVYAMVGAKKPHVIIAGNLVRLLGNHLLETNCIVLSSDIKVRLKEADCYYYPDVTVTCDERDLETTEDFIFYPTLVIEILSDSTASFDRGDKFVDYQTSPCLKEYVLVNQSELKVSCFRLTEAGWVEQTFGATEEVYFASVDFQCAIASIYQKVPGIE from the coding sequence ATGGTTGCCAATCGACAAAATTTCTTTTATATTTCTCCTGAAGATTATCTAGCTGGCGAACGGGTTAGTCCCATTAAGCATGAGTATCGACGAGGACACGTCTATGCTATGGTGGGAGCGAAGAAACCCCATGTTATTATTGCTGGCAATCTCGTCAGATTGCTGGGAAACCATCTTTTAGAAACAAATTGTATAGTTTTATCTTCTGATATTAAAGTCAGACTTAAAGAAGCTGATTGCTACTACTACCCTGATGTTACCGTTACCTGTGATGAACGAGATCTGGAAACCACAGAAGACTTTATTTTTTACCCAACTTTAGTCATTGAAATTCTATCTGATTCAACTGCTTCCTTCGATAGAGGTGATAAATTTGTCGATTATCAAACTTCCCCATGTTTAAAGGAATATGTACTGGTAAATCAGTCTGAGCTAAAGGTTAGCTGTTTTAGACTAACAGAAGCAGGTTGGGTGGAACAAACCTTTGGAGCTACAGAAGAGGTTTATTTTGCTAGTGTGGATTTCCAGTGTGCGATCGCCTCAATTTATCAAAAAGTTCCTGGAATTGAATAG
- a CDS encoding NUDIX hydrolase: MLGQEPPELLQQRLFYQGRKFSFDVNHYRLPNGAEGNWECVRHPGGALAVPVTPEGKLVLVRQYRFAMQGRLLEFPAGTVEPNEDPADTIAREIEEETGYTSKKWHKLGQFPLAPGYSDEIIYAFLAEDLEKLPQPPDQDADEDIEVVLMSPEELEKAIAFGEPIDAKSISSFLLYRCHLLTSRHT; the protein is encoded by the coding sequence ATGCTAGGTCAAGAACCCCCCGAATTGCTCCAGCAGCGCTTGTTTTACCAAGGTCGCAAGTTTAGTTTCGATGTCAACCATTATCGTCTACCCAATGGTGCTGAGGGGAATTGGGAGTGCGTGCGTCATCCTGGTGGTGCTTTAGCAGTACCTGTCACCCCTGAAGGTAAGTTAGTTTTGGTGCGTCAGTATCGGTTTGCGATGCAAGGTAGACTATTAGAGTTTCCCGCAGGGACTGTAGAGCCGAATGAAGATCCGGCAGATACGATCGCACGCGAAATAGAGGAAGAGACTGGATATACCAGCAAAAAGTGGCATAAGTTAGGTCAATTTCCGTTAGCGCCTGGATATTCTGATGAAATTATCTATGCCTTCTTAGCCGAAGATTTAGAAAAGTTACCCCAACCACCCGATCAAGATGCAGATGAAGACATTGAAGTAGTTTTAATGAGTCCAGAAGAGCTAGAGAAAGCGATCGCCTTTGGTGAACCCATAGATGCTAAATCTATCTCTAGTTTCTTGCTATATCGCTGTCACCTCTTGACATCGCGTCATACCTAG
- a CDS encoding AAA family ATPase has product MSSIAQRLSQERQRRFVGRSAEITLFQGAIATTEFPFVVLHIFGPGGVGKTTLMGQYLQLCQQHQISGIYLDARHLEATSESFLTALKSLLHLEPTDSPVAILGEETGKKVLLIDTYETIAVLDDWLREEFIPQLPENTLIVLAGRLPPSPGWRSDTGWQEIARYLSLRNLSPEESQIYLISRAVPATQHQAVLEFTHGHPLALSLVADVLAQGQEVNFQAEAAPDVVKTLLERFIEDIPSYQQRLALEAFALVRLTTENLLSQMLDLPDVYELFEWLRQLSFTDSGNLGIFPHDLVREVLIADLRWRNPDRYMELHQRSRNYYMKLLDQAQGVEQQRVLFDYIFLHRDNPSVRPRFTWQQDRGLSTQPMQQTDITAILSMLATHEGEESAKIAAHWVSRQPQNFWVFRGTDGSIAGFICLLALNLAITDDFKIDPGAIAAYRYLQNHAPLRSGEGATMFRFWMAKDTYQEVSSVQSLIFITFVQHYRTTANLAFTFLPCSDPEYWAEMFAYADLTRLPQADFEVGGRRWGTYGHDWRVVSPTAWQELLAQREIAASAQAIQPQQVSEPLLVLSQAEFIQAVQDALRHYTRSEELLHNPLLRSRLVLEQLSAKATTKEKIAVLQNLLKTTAESWRSNPREEKLYRAIYRTYLQPAPTQEQAAELLDLPFSTYRRHLKSGIDKLAMSLWQREIS; this is encoded by the coding sequence ATGTCGTCGATCGCCCAACGTCTCAGCCAAGAAAGACAACGCCGATTTGTGGGTCGAAGTGCCGAAATTACCCTGTTTCAGGGGGCGATCGCCACTACTGAGTTTCCATTTGTAGTCTTGCACATTTTTGGACCTGGAGGCGTAGGCAAGACGACTTTAATGGGACAATACTTGCAACTATGCCAGCAGCATCAGATTTCTGGAATTTATCTAGATGCGCGTCATCTAGAAGCCACTAGCGAATCATTTTTGACGGCTTTAAAATCCCTTTTGCATCTAGAGCCAACAGACTCTCCTGTAGCCATTTTAGGTGAGGAAACAGGCAAAAAAGTCTTATTGATCGACACTTACGAAACTATAGCTGTTTTGGATGACTGGCTGAGGGAAGAATTTATTCCTCAACTCCCAGAAAATACACTCATAGTTTTAGCAGGTCGTCTCCCGCCAAGTCCAGGCTGGCGCAGCGATACAGGATGGCAAGAAATCGCACGTTACCTGTCTTTACGAAATCTCAGTCCCGAAGAAAGCCAAATTTACCTAATAAGTCGCGCTGTACCAGCTACTCAACATCAAGCGGTTTTAGAATTTACTCACGGACATCCTTTGGCTTTATCTCTAGTCGCTGATGTCTTGGCTCAGGGGCAAGAAGTCAATTTTCAGGCAGAAGCTGCTCCAGACGTGGTTAAAACCCTTTTAGAAAGGTTTATTGAAGATATTCCTAGTTATCAGCAGCGCTTGGCTTTGGAAGCTTTTGCTTTAGTCAGGTTAACCACTGAAAACTTGTTATCCCAAATGCTGGATTTACCAGATGTATATGAGTTATTTGAGTGGTTAAGACAATTATCGTTTACGGATTCAGGAAATTTAGGAATTTTCCCCCACGATCTAGTTAGGGAAGTCTTAATCGCCGATTTGCGGTGGCGCAATCCAGATAGATACATGGAACTGCATCAGCGATCGCGCAACTACTACATGAAGCTATTAGATCAAGCTCAGGGAGTAGAACAGCAACGAGTGCTATTTGACTACATTTTCTTGCATCGAGATAATCCCTCCGTGCGTCCTCGCTTTACTTGGCAACAAGATCGTGGCTTAAGTACTCAACCAATGCAACAGACCGATATTACTGCTATTTTATCGATGTTAGCCACCCATGAAGGCGAAGAATCAGCCAAAATAGCGGCTCACTGGGTCAGCAGACAGCCACAAAACTTCTGGGTATTTCGGGGAACAGATGGCTCAATTGCCGGATTTATCTGCCTATTAGCCTTAAACTTAGCTATTACCGACGATTTCAAAATAGATCCAGGAGCGATCGCCGCTTACCGCTATCTCCAAAACCATGCTCCATTGCGGTCTGGAGAAGGCGCTACCATGTTCCGTTTCTGGATGGCAAAAGACACCTACCAAGAAGTTTCAAGCGTCCAAAGCCTAATTTTCATCACTTTCGTGCAACATTATCGCACCACTGCCAACTTAGCCTTTACCTTCTTACCTTGCAGCGATCCAGAATATTGGGCGGAAATGTTCGCTTATGCCGATCTAACCAGATTACCCCAGGCTGATTTTGAGGTAGGAGGACGACGTTGGGGAACGTATGGACATGATTGGCGGGTAGTTTCCCCCACAGCTTGGCAAGAATTACTCGCTCAAAGAGAAATAGCGGCTTCGGCTCAAGCAATTCAACCCCAACAGGTGAGCGAACCGCTACTAGTTCTCAGTCAAGCCGAATTCATTCAAGCCGTTCAAGATGCCCTGCGCCATTATACTCGCTCTGAAGAATTGTTACACAACCCCCTACTGCGATCGCGCCTCGTTTTAGAGCAACTTTCCGCCAAAGCTACCACTAAAGAGAAAATAGCAGTATTGCAGAACTTACTCAAAACCACGGCTGAATCTTGGCGTTCCAACCCCCGCGAAGAAAAACTTTATCGCGCTATCTATCGCACCTACCTACAACCTGCACCTACTCAAGAACAAGCTGCGGAATTACTCGATCTTCCTTTTAGCACCTATCGCCGCCACCTGAAATCGGGAATTGATAAGCTAGCCATGAGTTTATGGCAAAGGGAAATCAGTTAA
- a CDS encoding sulfotransferase domain-containing protein, which yields MLDFPQKTRELHNHHFDSTIWNDLQFRDDDIVIATYGKSGTTWMQQILGQLIFNGAEGLDVAEMSPWLDLRVPPKEVKLPIVEAQTHRRFLKTHLPVDALVFSPKAKYIYIGRDGRDVVWSLYNHHSNANESWYEALNDTPGRVGPPIGKPPESIQQYFHDWLEQDGYPFWSIWENVKSWWEIQHLPNVLLVHYAQLKQDLPGQIRRIAEFLNISIDEEKWDAIVEHCSFDYMKQHAAQSVPLGGTLWKGGAKTFIHQGINGRWRDTLSPEESQRYEQIAREKLGEDCAYWLATGEFSN from the coding sequence ATGCTTGACTTTCCTCAAAAAACTAGAGAACTTCACAACCACCATTTTGATTCCACCATCTGGAACGACTTGCAATTTCGCGATGATGATATTGTTATTGCCACCTACGGTAAATCTGGCACAACTTGGATGCAACAGATTTTAGGGCAGCTAATATTTAATGGAGCCGAAGGACTTGATGTAGCAGAGATGTCACCTTGGCTAGATTTGCGAGTTCCACCAAAGGAAGTAAAACTACCTATAGTAGAAGCACAGACACATCGTCGTTTCCTCAAGACACATCTACCAGTGGATGCCTTGGTGTTTTCGCCCAAAGCCAAATACATCTATATTGGACGAGATGGTCGGGATGTGGTGTGGAGTTTGTACAATCATCACAGCAATGCTAATGAGTCATGGTATGAAGCTCTGAATGACACTCCTGGGCGTGTAGGACCACCAATCGGTAAACCACCTGAGTCGATTCAGCAGTATTTTCATGATTGGCTGGAGCAAGATGGCTACCCTTTTTGGTCGATTTGGGAAAATGTCAAGTCTTGGTGGGAAATCCAACACCTACCGAATGTGCTTTTAGTTCACTATGCACAACTGAAACAGGATCTACCAGGACAAATTCGACGAATTGCCGAGTTTTTAAACATCTCTATTGATGAGGAAAAATGGGATGCCATTGTCGAACACTGTAGCTTCGATTATATGAAGCAACACGCTGCTCAAAGCGTTCCTTTGGGTGGCACTCTTTGGAAGGGAGGTGCTAAAACCTTTATCCATCAAGGAATTAACGGTAGATGGCGCGATACGTTAAGTCCCGAAGAAAGTCAGAGATACGAACAAATAGCTAGGGAAAAACTTGGAGAAGATTGTGCATATTGGCTAGCTACAGGTGAATTTTCCAATTAA
- a CDS encoding lipoate--protein ligase family protein has translation MAIDLWLLEQHLLGVHPPTLRFYTWSPPAISLGYHQRRYPEFWQNLTWQGQPIDLVRRPTGGRAVLHQGDLTYAVITSGIKGTRTEVYEYICQFIIQGWRNLGVDLHYGMAGKGYIHNPNCFGTATGADLVCADGTKLVGSAQLRRGDAVLQHGSMSLNPDLDLLSQVFGESTLLPLTGLKIQGEELRLSAVEALTEAASECFGVELVVQPLSEAEMSEIAKVM, from the coding sequence ATGGCGATCGACCTTTGGTTGCTAGAACAGCATCTTTTGGGGGTGCATCCTCCGACTTTGCGCTTCTATACTTGGTCGCCACCAGCAATTTCTTTAGGATATCATCAGCGTCGCTATCCAGAATTTTGGCAAAATTTAACTTGGCAAGGACAACCCATAGATTTAGTACGTCGTCCTACAGGTGGGCGTGCCGTGTTGCATCAAGGAGATTTAACCTATGCTGTGATTACTTCTGGAATTAAAGGGACGCGAACGGAAGTATACGAATATATTTGCCAGTTTATAATTCAAGGATGGCGCAATTTAGGGGTAGATTTGCATTACGGTATGGCGGGGAAAGGTTATATCCACAATCCCAACTGTTTTGGAACGGCGACGGGTGCAGACTTAGTTTGTGCTGATGGCACGAAGTTGGTTGGTAGCGCTCAATTACGGCGTGGTGATGCGGTTTTACAGCATGGTTCAATGAGTTTAAACCCAGATTTAGATTTGCTGAGTCAGGTTTTTGGGGAATCTACGTTATTACCACTGACAGGTTTAAAAATACAAGGGGAAGAATTAAGGTTGAGCGCAGTCGAAGCCTTGACTGAAGCTGCGAGTGAGTGTTTTGGAGTTGAGTTGGTAGTACAGCCCTTATCTGAAGCAGAAATGAGTGAAATTGCAAAAGTGATGTAA
- a CDS encoding YbjN domain-containing protein: MSASPSDIEEITSETTSDELMSGINHKETIEAVISTMDQDQKVMFGENEGGSLWKFCYGSVEVFVQLTGETDEDSLTVWSFILPLPAKNEVQLMRKLLEMNWTETFESRFCIVNNQVAVVASRTLAEISPGEISRAITVVATIADNNDDALKAEFGAA; encoded by the coding sequence ATGAGTGCATCCCCAAGTGACATCGAAGAAATTACTAGCGAAACTACATCTGACGAACTCATGAGTGGTATCAATCATAAAGAAACGATTGAAGCTGTGATTTCCACTATGGATCAAGACCAAAAGGTCATGTTTGGTGAAAATGAAGGTGGTTCATTATGGAAGTTTTGCTATGGTAGCGTTGAGGTTTTCGTGCAACTGACTGGCGAAACTGACGAAGATAGTTTGACGGTTTGGTCTTTTATCTTGCCATTACCTGCTAAAAATGAAGTGCAATTGATGCGGAAATTGTTAGAGATGAATTGGACGGAAACCTTTGAATCTCGCTTCTGTATTGTTAATAATCAAGTAGCAGTGGTGGCTAGTCGTACTCTCGCAGAAATCTCGCCTGGGGAAATCTCTCGTGCGATTACTGTAGTCGCCACGATCGCTGATAATAATGATGATGCATTAAAGGCTGAATTTGGCGCAGCATAG
- a CDS encoding ferritin-like domain-containing protein yields MTVAYPRKFKNSLGAREILRQVVSDREIHLITLNRYRYSEQRSCKDLTSVIEALDGRCPELLKDLSHHVSDEARHAMWLTDLLVELGAAVGKPPGISYVDKFEELLDTQAKNVEKNLDDVLISTIAAINVTEKRGCEYFSAHIYALKQAPQTPENVKIRETIERIFPEEAGHVRWGNRWLAQIADKSPSHRQQVEQAKRKYAAIEQAAFESGMDITLGAELRRVEKLLDVAKTMPLWERPQYLMEHLPQALVAPELQMSRVNIAQRAWNRDPKAFMERFVPMFLNLNTNSAKANKKPN; encoded by the coding sequence ATGACAGTTGCTTATCCTCGCAAATTCAAGAACTCTTTAGGGGCGCGGGAAATTTTGCGACAGGTAGTGAGCGATCGCGAAATTCACCTCATTACCCTGAATCGTTACCGCTATAGCGAACAGCGCAGTTGTAAAGATTTAACTAGCGTGATTGAGGCATTAGATGGAAGATGCCCAGAACTGCTCAAAGATTTATCTCACCATGTCTCTGATGAAGCCCGTCACGCTATGTGGTTGACGGATTTGTTAGTAGAATTAGGCGCAGCCGTTGGTAAACCACCAGGAATCTCTTATGTGGACAAATTTGAGGAACTGCTGGATACTCAGGCAAAAAATGTGGAGAAAAACTTGGATGATGTTCTGATATCTACCATAGCTGCGATCAACGTCACGGAAAAGCGCGGTTGCGAATACTTTTCGGCGCATATTTATGCCCTCAAACAAGCCCCGCAAACCCCAGAAAATGTCAAAATTAGGGAAACCATTGAGCGGATTTTTCCTGAAGAAGCAGGACACGTTCGTTGGGGAAATCGCTGGTTAGCACAAATAGCCGACAAAAGTCCCAGTCACCGTCAACAAGTGGAACAAGCCAAACGCAAATATGCGGCGATAGAGCAAGCTGCGTTTGAGTCTGGGATGGATATCACCCTAGGTGCAGAATTACGACGAGTAGAAAAACTGCTCGATGTCGCCAAAACTATGCCTCTGTGGGAACGTCCTCAATACCTGATGGAACACTTACCCCAAGCTTTAGTCGCACCAGAGTTGCAAATGAGTCGGGTAAATATTGCTCAAAGAGCTTGGAATCGAGATCCAAAGGCTTTTATGGAGAGATTTGTGCCGATGTTTCTCAATCTCAATACTAACTCTGCTAAAGCTAATAAAAAGCCAAACTAG
- a CDS encoding serine/threonine-protein kinase: MNQPPLVGQTLRSHYHIIQSLGSGGFGDTYLAQDLDLPGKPYCVVKHLKPKTNDPAVLPIAKGLFDREAQTLYQLGSNSEQIPRLFAHFEENGEFYLVQEFVDGHDLTREIIPGQIKPEAVTCKLLKDILEVLAVVHQRNVIHRDIKPQNLMRRKSDGKIVLIDFGAVKEIGTLLMNSQGQTSVSVAVGSPGYMPNEQSNGRPKFASDVYAVGMMGIQALTGFLPQQLQEDPETGEILWRDYAQVSDELGEVLDKMVRDHFSQRYQTASAALEALMPIIDPPSLPIPLPTIPSTPPPVFTIPFVSPVTPPTSPPKPSPRTTSRPTRHKFLNLISIIGVVLGGLGIWEVIKRTSTEVSTIGNYSPSTQVSPAESPSPLTTLTTIPNTSNTGNWYSYKSEDGSYSADFPAKPQEQKRNVKSAGKEVNFTLVNYQDQPNKRFYATAVSNIPLPPGTKFDVEKGLDGARDNALKSGNAKLIKETKISLNGYQGRELTMQGEGTLVAKQKMFADAKNFKLYQAILVAEDGNVDFPEGQKFFESFFIK; the protein is encoded by the coding sequence ATGAACCAACCGCCCCTAGTTGGACAAACCCTCCGCAGTCACTACCACATCATCCAATCTTTAGGTAGTGGAGGTTTTGGCGATACATATTTGGCACAAGATTTAGACCTACCAGGAAAACCCTACTGTGTCGTTAAACACCTCAAACCCAAAACCAACGATCCAGCCGTATTACCCATAGCTAAAGGTTTATTTGACCGAGAAGCCCAAACCCTATACCAATTAGGGAGCAATAGCGAACAGATTCCGAGGCTATTTGCCCATTTTGAAGAAAATGGCGAATTCTATCTAGTTCAAGAGTTTGTCGATGGACATGACTTGACTAGAGAGATTATTCCAGGACAAATTAAGCCAGAAGCAGTCACCTGCAAACTCCTCAAAGACATTCTGGAAGTATTAGCCGTAGTTCATCAACGCAACGTCATCCATCGGGATATTAAACCGCAAAACTTGATGCGCCGCAAATCAGATGGCAAAATAGTCTTAATCGACTTTGGTGCCGTTAAAGAAATTGGCACCTTGCTGATGAACTCTCAAGGACAAACCAGCGTTTCAGTAGCTGTGGGTTCACCTGGGTATATGCCCAACGAACAAAGCAATGGTAGACCGAAATTTGCCAGTGACGTATATGCTGTAGGAATGATGGGGATTCAAGCCTTAACAGGGTTTTTGCCCCAGCAACTGCAAGAAGATCCAGAAACAGGAGAAATCCTGTGGCGAGATTATGCCCAAGTAAGTGACGAACTGGGTGAAGTCTTAGATAAGATGGTGCGCGACCACTTCAGCCAGAGGTATCAGACGGCTAGTGCAGCTTTAGAAGCATTAATGCCAATTATTGACCCGCCATCTCTTCCTATCCCACTACCAACTATTCCCTCAACGCCACCACCAGTATTTACGATACCTTTTGTTTCACCTGTAACACCCCCAACATCACCACCAAAGCCATCTCCGAGAACTACATCACGACCAACTAGACACAAATTCCTCAATTTGATATCTATTATTGGAGTGGTATTGGGAGGACTAGGTATTTGGGAAGTAATCAAGCGAACCTCCACAGAAGTTTCTACTATTGGAAATTATAGTCCTTCTACTCAAGTCTCTCCTGCGGAAAGCCCTAGTCCATTAACCACGCTAACTACTATTCCTAATACTTCTAACACTGGTAATTGGTACAGTTATAAATCAGAAGATGGTTCTTATAGTGCTGATTTTCCCGCCAAACCACAAGAACAGAAACGGAATGTGAAATCGGCTGGCAAAGAAGTTAATTTTACCCTAGTTAATTACCAAGACCAACCTAATAAAAGGTTTTATGCAACTGCTGTTAGTAATATACCTTTACCACCAGGAACAAAATTCGATGTGGAAAAAGGCTTAGATGGCGCTCGCGATAATGCTCTTAAAAGTGGCAATGCCAAGCTTATCAAAGAAACTAAAATTAGTCTAAATGGATATCAAGGTAGAGAACTTACGATGCAAGGTGAGGGTACTCTGGTTGCCAAACAAAAAATGTTTGCAGATGCCAAAAACTTCAAACTCTACCAAGCTATTTTAGTAGCAGAAGATGGTAACGTAGACTTTCCCGAAGGGCAAAAGTTTTTTGAGTCTTTTTTCATCAAGTAG
- a CDS encoding aminotransferase class I/II-fold pyridoxal phosphate-dependent enzyme — MNTCTQMQAAENALSPIFSAIDLQVKQNLKKVLAAFRRHRVGVHHFSSVSGYGHDDLGRETLDRVFADVVGAEAAAVRVQFVSGTHAIACALYGILRPGDEMLAVAGHPYDTLEEVIGIRGKGQGSLSELGITYRELSLTPEGAIDWEKLAQSVTEKTRLVHIQRSCGYAWRSSLSIAEIEKIVHLVKQQKPDVICFVDNCYGEFVDNVEPTAVGADLMAGSLIKNPGGTIVTAGGYVAGKADLVEVATYRLTAPGIGSCGGATFDQNRLLFQGLFLAPQMVGEALKGNHLTAYIFDKLGYPVNPLPEAPRRDVIQGIKLGSKEKIIAFCRAIQQNSPIGSYLDPVPSGMPGYESELVMAGGTFIDGSTSEFSADGPLREPYVVFCQGGTHWTHVAIALEAAMEAVGKAS, encoded by the coding sequence ATGAATACTTGCACGCAGATGCAAGCAGCAGAAAATGCTCTATCTCCAATATTTTCTGCTATTGACCTTCAGGTCAAGCAAAATCTTAAAAAAGTTTTAGCAGCCTTTCGTCGCCATCGGGTAGGGGTACATCATTTTAGTAGCGTCAGTGGCTACGGTCATGACGATTTAGGGCGAGAAACCCTAGATCGGGTATTTGCAGACGTGGTGGGCGCAGAAGCTGCCGCAGTGAGGGTACAGTTCGTTTCTGGGACTCATGCTATAGCCTGTGCTTTATACGGGATTTTGCGCCCTGGAGATGAAATGCTGGCTGTAGCTGGTCATCCCTACGATACTTTAGAAGAAGTTATCGGCATTAGAGGAAAAGGTCAGGGATCTCTATCTGAGTTAGGAATTACTTACAGAGAATTATCCCTCACCCCTGAAGGTGCGATCGATTGGGAGAAACTGGCACAATCCGTCACGGAAAAGACCAGATTAGTTCATATTCAGCGTTCTTGTGGCTATGCTTGGCGATCTAGTCTCTCAATCGCTGAGATCGAAAAAATAGTCCATCTCGTCAAACAGCAGAAACCAGATGTTATTTGCTTTGTGGATAACTGCTATGGGGAATTTGTCGATAATGTCGAACCTACGGCGGTAGGTGCTGATTTGATGGCGGGTTCTTTGATTAAAAACCCTGGGGGAACTATAGTCACTGCTGGTGGCTATGTAGCAGGAAAAGCAGACTTAGTAGAAGTTGCTACCTACCGCCTGACTGCGCCAGGAATTGGTAGCTGTGGAGGGGCGACTTTTGACCAAAATCGGCTGTTATTTCAAGGATTGTTTCTAGCACCGCAAATGGTGGGAGAAGCCTTGAAAGGAAACCACTTAACAGCTTATATCTTTGACAAGCTCGGGTATCCAGTTAATCCCTTGCCAGAAGCACCCCGTCGAGATGTGATTCAGGGAATTAAACTGGGTTCTAAGGAGAAAATTATCGCATTTTGTCGGGCAATTCAGCAAAACTCACCCATTGGTTCTTATCTAGATCCCGTACCTTCAGGAATGCCGGGATATGAAAGCGAGTTAGTTATGGCTGGAGGGACGTTTATTGATGGTAGTACTTCGGAATTTTCGGCTGATGGGCCATTAAGGGAGCCATATGTGGTTTTTTGTCAAGGGGGAACTCATTGGACTCATGTAGCTATTGCTTTAGAAGCGGCGATGGAGGCGGTAGGTAAGGCGAGTTAA